The Phaeodactylum tricornutum CCAP 1055/1 chromosome 6, whole genome shotgun sequence region GCAAGCCCCAGCCTTGCCGTACGTGTCCCTAACGGCGCCGTCCTCCGCTCAAGCCACATTGCCACCCTGGCCCTCCCTGGCTTCTCCCCTTCTGCTTGCCAGGCCCACATCTTCCCCGGGCTCACCTCACACCCACTCATTTTGATTGGACAACTTTGTGACGACGGCTGCACCGCCACTTTCTCAGCCACACGCCTCGAGATCCACCGCGACACTACACTACTCCTCTCCGGCACTCGTGCACCCACCACCGGCCTCTGGCACCTTGACCTTACCCCTGCCAAGCCTCCTGCCACAGCCCACGCTCTTGTTCCCAACACTCCCCTTGCTGACCGCATCGCTTTTGTTCATGCCTCGCTCTTCTCCCCGGCTATCTCCACATGGTGCCAGACCCTCGACTCCGGCCATCTTGCAACCTTTCCCGAACTTTCCTCCCGCCAGGTCCGCAAGCATCCACCTCATTCccccgccatggtcaagggCCACCTCGACCAACAATGCGCAAACCTtcgctccaccaagcttccCCCTGTAGGTTCCCCCATCACGACGGAACCCCTTGCCGCCGCTGTGCCCGACCTTGACCCTCCCGACGCCCACGACGTCACATGCACacaccatgtctttgttgcCCACCAATGGGTTACCGGTCAGATCTACACGGACCAACCGGGCCGCTTCCTCACTCCCTCCAGTGCCGGCCACAACGATATGCTTGTTCTTTATGATTATGACAGCAATGCTATCCACgtcgaactcatgaagaacaagtccggcCCCGAGATTCTAGCCGTCTATAAGCGCGCTCATGCTCTTTTCACCCAGCGAGGCCTTCATCCCCAACTCCAGCGTcttgacaacgaagcctctgcAGCCCTCCAGTCCTTCATGTCCTCCGAGCACGTGGACTTTCAGCTGGCACCCCCCCCATCTACACCGCCGTAATGCAGCCGAACGGGCCATCCGCACCTTCAAGAACCACTTTATTGCTGGTCTCTGCACCActaacccggattttccCTTGCATCTTtgggaccgcctcctcccACAGGCCCTCATTACcctcaatcttcttcgtcgctcccgcatcaatcccaagTTGTCCGCCCACGCACAACTTCACGGTGCCTTTGACTACAACCGCACCCCGCTCGCTCCTCCTGGCACTCGCGTCTTAGTTCATGTCAAGCCCGCTGTTCGCGAAACCTGGGCCCCCCATGCTGTTGAAGGTTGGTATCTCGGCCCCGCTCTCAACCATTATTGCTGCCATCGCGTCTGGATCACGGAAACACGTGCCGAACGTGTTGCTGACACCCTTTCCTGGTTCCCGACCCGCATTCCCATGCccgccgcttcgtccaccgaccgcgccctggccgccgcccgtgaCCTAGTCCATGCCCTCCAGAATCCTTCCCCTGCATCTCCGTTCGCCCCCCTTGATGCCACCCAGCACCAGGCCCTTACCGACCTCGCCAATCTCTTTGCCACTGTGGCCGCCCcagccgacgacgtccctgCACCCGCTCCGGTGCCTCCGGTCCGTCCCCCTGCCCCAGCAACTCCCGGTCCGTCCCCCTGCCCCAGCAACTCCCCTTGCGCAGgtccgttttgccgttcctcttgtCACGGCCGAACATGCCCcggcacttccgagggtgcccattCCTGCCccagcacttccgagggtgcccacccTGGCCACCTATCACTCTCGCACCGGCAACCccggccgtcgccgccgcacCGCACGCAAACAACcggcaaccccaaccctagtCCCGGCGCATCCCCTGTTACcgagtactaccaaagcacaagcgtaggacagatcgctgttaggacagtgagtggtaaacgaaggtgggcgttgagacgaacgacctgcaatacacctaagagacttagggactgtaaaactcaactcgttgacgacgctccccacgggttagacagcggatacgaggacctatgcgtagaatgcaatttggatcaatgaacttataaaacaatgagtgggtgattaccttctacaaactagtcaatctgttgttcagtccagtgaacaatcccacaaaatgccatcgaatctttgatcttccacagctgccataatctcaacaggcaacctttctttcacatgtatatatactttcggaactataagttccttgcacgatacctatggtgagtataggatcttgttcaatcccaccatgtggtttgtggtacctcttttgtccccgcaatcgtatctcctatgtttcgatcatatttcactgtacccttggtcttgtaaactgacaagtaaggactaacctgtaaacacatgcgcctccggaaacatagcaatcgtacaaatgcaccctttattgtgagtccacgtggccacgaaataaggctgacaatatttctgtgcgcgcctccttaactccatgtgcatagttttgattcacacttgcgacatccatgttatgcgaatcatgtccatgagacatgtcgcaaggaggcataccgtaacactccccatcagcctgcttggtggtcttgaaagtcttcacctcacaatttgatgtatcaccttgccagaacaagaGTGGCTTAAGGACTGGCCATGCCTGTTGAAAACCCCAGTGCTTACTGAGCACATCTGCCACGTTTTCGGCTCCCaagattttctggaaatcaacaactcctgctgcaattgcctcaCGAACGCGATGATAAGACAATGCAttatgacgcttgtttaTGGGCGACTGAGGTTCTGTTGAGCTAGTAATCACtgactggttgtcaccaaacaagattgtctttcctgtCACTGGTACTCCAAGGTAATGGAGGGTGGTACGgatgtccatgatttgctcaactgcaatccgagctgcaacaaactcagacCCATAGGTGGCAGTCTCAACAGTAGCCTGACGCTTTGAGAACCATTCAAAGGGAGTCTTGTTGATAAGATGGAGGACTCCTGTCACAGAACGACCTGTTACCATGTCGTGGTATAGGTTTGCATCAACGTAGCTTGTTAGAgtgacatgctttccaagtgccgttggtgcatcatgaggaagaagttctttgACATCCCCGTATACAGAAGTTGCCCAGCTATGACGCTTGTCCGGTAGTTCTGAGTAGTCGGGCTCATCAGTACGAACCCGAATAGcaccattcttcatcttcttgacGTAACCGTACATCCGCTTGAGTCGATcaagatgtccttcacggGGTGCCactcgaaatcttgacaTACTCATAACAGCAGTGGCTATATCAAATCGACCTAGTGTGATGAGCCATTGCAAGCTCCCAATGAGTGACTGGTACTGCTTTATCCCGTCTTCACTGAGTTCCGATGTAGCATCTAGTTCCGGATGGTCTCCTTTCTCTAGTGGGGACACATACATCTTGGGCTGTTCACCATACATCCTCTcatactgctccatcatagGTGCAATATATTTCTTTGGGTGGTATGAAAGAGTGCCGTCCTTGTCACGCTCAAAAGTACATCCCAAGTGGTATTCAAGAGGACCAAcacctttgagcttgtacttgtgtcGCTCCTTGAGTTGATCAATGATATCTCCAGGACTGTGAGCTGCAACGGCAATGTCGTCAACCCAGACCGCAATGTACTTGTATACTCTACCATTGGCTCGTATCCAGACATCCGAGTCGGCCTTACTTGCTGTGAACCCAAGGTCCCGAAGGGTGTCCGCAAATCTCTCATGCCATCGGAGTCCACTGCTCCTGAGACCATACagtgccttgttgataacaaGAATGTGTCCTTCTAGCTCAGCAAATTCCGGACCAGCTACAACAAagaccttttctttggtcttggcttccaggtatGCATTCCCTATGtctgctccccatagctttAGACTGTTGAGTTCAGCTAGGAATACAACAATACGCAAGCTTCGTAGCGAGACAACTCCAGAATACACACTTTCAAGAGGTACAGGAGTAAGATGTCCGCCAGCtaccatcctggccttgtgccTTCCATCGTGCTTGACATCATATACTGTATGGAttcggatcttcttgaaccCTTCTGGTGCATTCGACACATGTTTACCGTGTATAACAGCTTTACCTCTGTCAATGAAGGTGTTATACTCATGGAGCTGAGTCCtttcaatgttttcagcCTCCTGCCATTTGCTATTTCTATTCAACTTATCAATAGCTACCGCCTCCTTGTGGTCACGAGGGATCTGGTACCCAAACTTGAAGACAGGTGAATGCCTAGTAGAATGGAGTCGAGCTTGGTTAACTAGCCGTTGAAACTTCTTTTCTCTAGTTGCGAGCCGTTTAAACTGTTTCCATCCTGGAGTATCTAGTAGaccttggcgtttagcataGGCAGCACAAGTAACAGGATCGTCGGCCCGTATGACATCAAGGGGTTCataggtagactccccagtttcccagttaaCAAGAACGTTGTATTTAGAGCCTTTGTAATTCTCATCGTTTGTAGATAGGGGGCCTTGgtgcgcgacgatgtccttaaaacgccattgtcgatcaGTATCATGcaattctttgtctagatcagtttcaagtttatctagaatttcgttgtaggcaagaatttcatcatactcgccatcattgatttcgactaAAAAACGCACATCAGagggcttgtcgggatctaagattttccttgtgatacgtgcacgaaaacgctccccatcatcctgagtaTCGGTTGGGAACGTGCGTCCAATAAGGTCCTCAGGGGTGAAACCGGGTAGATCCTTTaaggcataggaatttttgttttcagttctacgcgacttgacAAAGTTGATAGGCTTAGAATTACTCTCCCCTTCCTGTGGCGTAAGGCGTAGGTTGATTTCTCCGGATTTCAATGCGGAACGCACACTGGAGCGGTATAAGatcttgttggtgtcgtccgTGAGGATTTTGTAAGTGAGAGCATCCCCAAcagattcagcaatgccaacaaagcgACCGCTCTTTTCGGTACCATCGGAAGGGAAAGATGGATCTTCGAGACGGTAGTacaccggttcccaaaaatgaaactggaGAAGTACGCTGATATCAGGGGTGCTACCAAGAAGAATTTCGAGTGGTGTACGATCGTGCAAAGATTCATGGGACAAATGGTTGAAGACATAGCAGATGTAGGCAATGCACAAGAGCCAAGTTGAATCAGGAGCACCGGTTTTGTTAAGAACATTATTGGTATTAGCTTCAATAGTAGCAATACGGCGTTcggcaaaattttgatgttgatgatgaggttcactttgccattggtcAATGTTGTAGGCTCGTGTAATATCAGCAACCTTCTTACTGATTTCAACTTGGGCTCGATCACTCAGAAGTTTATCCATAGCTCCACGATGGCGAATATTGTCTTCAAGGGCATTGACGAACTCCTTGTCTGTTTTCATGGGATAAATATCGGTGACTAAGGAACGTCTCCCCACAAACAGTTGTGCAAACTTGGCtccgttgtcaacagcaGGTGTGTCTGACCAGATAGTATCCGTTGCAACAGCCTCGTTGCGCCGATGCACATTTAGAGCCGGGAATCGCGATTTGAAGTGCTTTCGTAGCGGTGCATTGTAGACTTCGCGAGCGTACTGTGTCGTAGCCATGATGGTTTTTCGGACAGTGTCACCGGATACCCATCCCAAGCAGGGACGTAATGCTTCATAATCCCGTTCATTGCGTTTGACATTGTGCTTACGACACTGGATAATGCAATCAATAGCGTCCTCGCGATCGAGATTGTAGTACGCTATATGGCGGTGGAGGTATTGGCCTGTGTTGTCAAATCGTGGTTCAACATAGGCATTGCCCGGAAGATCTTGCATTGCATTGTACCAGTTGTTCACCATGTCAACTTCATTGTCTAGAATAGAAGGGTCCCAGTCAATATCGGAAGTCAACACAACATGCGGAAGAGATTCGAACTCGCTATCGGTAGGCTGTCGCATATCCATATACGGGAGGCCTTGTCGAACATGAAGAGGAATGATATAATCATCCAAGGTAACAATCCGCTGTTGTCCTCCAACATTGCGAGACCGGTCTTCGACTGTGTTTCGGTAATGCTCAAGTTGGGCACTGGAGTGGATGGTCTTTCCCTTGCCAAGATAGGCGTATTGGTGCATAATCACAATGATAGGGCCTTTGTGAGACTCAACAAACCCAGCGGCAGTGACAATATCCAAATCTGACAGGGTATGCTCGTTGATACCCGTTATACTAGCAGACCGTCCTGTCTTGTTCACAACTTTGACATCACAGCCAGCAAGTCCACCGTTGGCACCTCGATCGACTAGAGCAGCAGTTTTGTTCTCAACGGAATGACGAGAGACTTGATATTCCAGAACGTTGAGTTGAACAGACTGTTGTCGATTGTCCGATGACTGGGTACAATTGATTGGTGTACGGCGGGATGTAGCAAGGACTTTTCGGATATCGCCGTCTCCCATGTGACTCACACGGTCAGTCAAGTGTGCAAGGAGCTCCGTCGTTTGATCACAGTCATGGAATGCTTCAGCTTGCTGGTTGTCTGGTTCGCTACGGTTGAACTCGCCATTTCCGTTCGATATCTTGGCGTGGGTATTCGCTTCCAACGCACGTTGCGAGACATCACCGGATCGAGTAGGGCCTTTGTCGGGTGCGGACAGGCCTtggagaatggctttggcatcATCTGAAAGCTGATTCCACATCTCGCGAGGGATATACGGACGCTCTCGATTGGTTGCCGGATCGCGATTACGGTGGCCAGATGGACTGACTTTGCGGTTGTGAGCATTGGCCTCATAGATCACTGCAGGAGAGAGATCAATATCATAGTCAATTCCATTGTCTTCGGTGAAGTCCGGTTGATCATACGAGAGGTCGGTCAGAAAGGCGCTACGCTTGCTCTTGACACtacgagaattggaaaggttgttcccTTTATCGTATAGAGAAGCAGATGCAAGCAATAGACTCAGGTAGCCTTCGTAGTTGAGGGGAGTGCCTCCTTTAGCTAAGTCTAAAGTAGCGGTGATCTTGACCTGGCGGAGTTCAGGGATGTCGTGTACAGCGTTTTCAAGCAAACTGAGGCAAAGCTGTTTAGGCAACTGCTCTGCCATAGGGACCATATCATTGTAGATACGAAGATGGTTCTTCCAGTGAAGGATGAACCCTTCCCCGCCGTTCCTGTCCAGGATGTGCCATATTTTGCCGTAGTGAGGTAGGCCAAAGTGTTGGAGGACCCAATCTTGGCACTGGCAGACTCTGTGTAGTGCTTGACAAccttacggaaaacttcttgGGCATTGAAGTCAAAACTATGTTCGCGAACAAGGTTTTTCCCCATATCTGTCTGAAGTGTATGTTCCAAAGCAGAGTACACAAATTTCTTCTGTTCCTCAAAGAGAGACTTCTCTGAGGGGTCCGTCGGTGCATAGGATGGGTCAAGTACCTTTTCGACGTTATGGGATACCGCGGTGACCACGAAAGACCGGTAGAAATTGTCCCAGTATCGGTCATCCTTAAGGATAGGATAGTGGGTCTTGTCACGCTTGACTCCTCGCTTAAATTCGTCGACTGCCGATCGAGCTTTCGTGGACGTACTTAACTGGTTGTTCAGAGAAGGACTGATGGTGGCCGGAACATTAGAGACTTGTCCGAGTGCTGAGCGTCGATATAAAATGAAATCTCCACTAGTCAATGCAACAAGCTCcgaattttccaaaggacttcccttttgccgttcaagTGATGCCTGCCAACGCAGGAAATGACGAAGGATCTGTCGGTGCGCCATGAGCAATGGGGTCCACTGAGGGTCTTCATGGGTGTCAGGACTCGCTGGAGGCACATATCCAAGGGCATCTAGTTCGTTCTCAAAAATACTGAGGAGATCATCAACAGAATTATAcccttgttgttcgaaaCTAAGTCGGATTGGGTGCCCTTGAGGAAGTGAAAATACattatccaaaaaatgcgagTAAGCAGCTCCGCTAGTCATTTGCCTGGTGGCCGGTACCATGGTGGGCTGGATAGCCGAATCAATAAAAGGTTTCTTGGGGTTCTCAAAAGAAAATATCTAATTatgggttcgggtccttcgctgttttgttatagcggacttcgttaaatgaccctacaccagtgaacgaagctagcactggtacactcacttctacctccgtaggcagtgtcctcggggactgacgagggtttgattagcccccccgtactactttacgccgggtagtaagtccgtcccaaccggaatcagggttcaagtccttgagcctattggtatttctacctcactcAACCAGAGtaacccgtagtcacgaaacaacttgtcgacgaaccctgaagactccaaggggttCTCGACACCagtgattccgaggaagtagggaggccacgaaaacttattgacaaaccctgaagcagtactagtgggttctcaataccagttaccgtgaggaagtagggtagcagcttccaaccaatgcgttacacaagccgataaataccccacttaaggtggcacctctgatacttgatgtaacaaacaaaagatgtcagcagttagtgaccaaacaatgtacgccaagtacgaagttcggaaaccgtcttgagcgaagacctcaagatgtgtttaccacaaacaactgtgcaatgggcagcagtggtttgacgtgctgtcaagactgttaatctgttaccgagtactaccaaagcacaagcgtaggacagatcgctgttaggacagtgagtggtaaacgaaggtgggcgttgagacgaacgacctgcaatacacctaagagacttagggactgtaaaactcaactcgttgacgacactccccacgggttagacagcggatacgaggacctatgcgtagaatgcaatttggatcaatgaacttataaaacaatgagtgggtgattaccttctacaaactagtcaatctgttgttcagtccagtgaacaatcccacaaaatgccatcgaatctttgatcttccacagctgccataatctcaacaggcaacctttctttcacatgtatatatactttcggaactataagttccttgcacgatacctatggtgagtataggatcttgttcaatcccaccatgtggttcgtggtacctcttttgtccccgcaatcgtatctcctatgtttcgatcgtatttcactgtacccttggtcttgtaaactgacaagtaaggactaacctgtaaacacatgcgcctccggaaacatagcaatcgtacaaatgcaccctttattgtgagtccacgtggccacaaaataaggctgacaatatttctgtgcgcgcctccttaactccatgtgcatagttttgattcacacttgcgacatccatgttatgcgaatcatgtccatgagacatgtcgcaaggaggcataccgtaacatccccacaacacccgcacccgcccctttcttgtcccggcTTCCGCCAACGCCGTTGTTGACCCCGCAACCGGCGCCTCATTGGAATATCGCCACCTGCGCTCCGGCCCCGAcgctcccgattggattcgcgccgccgccaacgaaattggacGGCTCACTCACGGTAACCCGCCCCACAGTACCACCGGCAGCCAAACTATGCTCTTCATCGCGCATAATGCCATTCCTCCcggtcgcaaggcaacctacTTGCGCATTTTCGCCAACATTCGCCCCCAAAAGGCCGaacccaagcgcatccggttcaccgttggtggcaacttaGTTCAGTACCCCGGCAAGGTTAGCACCCCAACTGCTGACATCACCACcgccaagatcctcttcaatagcgtcctctccacgcccgccgccaagtttatgtgcattgacatcaaggatttctatcttggcacccccatggctcggtacgaatacatgcgcatcccaGTTCCCGATATCCCTCCAACCATCATGGCTCATTACCGGTTAGCTCcactcattcacaacaactctgttaccgtcgaaattcgcaaaggtatgtacggccttccccaagccggtATTCTCGCCCACGATCGtcttgttgaacaccttgctgCGCACGGCTACGTTAAGACGAAGCATACCGCTGGCCTATTTCGACACGTCACGCGCCCTATTcagtttaccctagttgtggacgactttggagtaAAATACACTGGCACCGAACACGCTCAACACCTTATCGACACTCTCCAAGCGCTttacaccatcaccattgactgggaTGGCACTCGTTATCTCGGACTTACACTTACTTGGGATTATGAGCGGCGAACcctcgacatgtccatgcctgactacatcgaccaagccctaacccgctttCAACGATCGGCCCCTCTTACGCCTCAACATGCGCCTCACCCTTGGACCCCGCCAACTTATGGCGTTGCAACTCAACTCACACCAGtccctgataccactgagCCTCTCaatgcatccgacaagacccacctgcaagaaatcatcggaaccctactttattacgctagggctgttgactcgaccattctcgtggctctcggcactctggcctcggcacagtcaactgcaacccaagcgacccttcaCGATGCCAaacatttacttgactactgtgccactcacccacacgcTACGGTACGGTTTCGggctagcgacatgtgtttacacattcatagtgacgcGTCatacctttccgagtcgaaagcccgttctcgtgctgcaggtcattttttcctcagcagtcgacccaacgatcccaatgctgctcccgctccgactgaTCCGGACCCTCCCAATAATGGCGCCATTCACAcgcatagctccatcatgtccgttgttctttcgtcggccaccgaagcagaactcggtgccctcttttacaacgccaaggacgccaccgctttccgggtcactctcgacgaacttggtCACATTCAGCCACCTACCCCTATTCAGACCGATAACGCTTGTGCCTCCggcattgccaacgaaaccatcaagcaacgacgttctaaagccattgacatgcgtttctactgggttaaagaccgcgtcgagcaaaaacagtttattatttactggcgacccggcctcacgaatttggccgactatttctccaagcatcattctcccgcacatcatcgcaaaatgcgcttgCACTACCTTTTCGAACAGTCATCAACCAATGACatagcaacttctcatttgcagcgagggtgtgttgatcaaactcctggtaaggacaacgtctcaccagaagttcaatcgcctactgctaaaagacaagtcgcttccgtcccacacacaacgaatcacagccccacagtccctacgaatatccaagagtacaatatagactcataatcttcgtagttcatcgttttcctcaactgtgatctccatcgtcgttttgtgttcttcaatagtatttgagttaccctgttgtggtttacctccttgcgacatgtcttgtggaaattattcactaaacacggatgtcgcaagtgtgaatcaaaactatgcacatggagttaaggaggcacgcacagaagtgataccaaagccttgttccgtgacCACGTGGACTCGCAATAATCGAAGggtttgtacaattgctatgtttctggaggcgcatgtgtttagtctctacttgtcagtttacaagaccaagatGAGTTGGGATACAAGTGGATACTAAGGAGATACGACTGAGACAACAtaaggggctatcacaagacacatggtgggattgaacaagatcctctactcaccataggtatcaTGCATGGGACTTATAGTTCCaaaggtatatatacatgtgaaagaaaggttgtctattgagattatggaagttgtggaagatcaatgatgagctggcactttgtgggattgttcactggactgaacaacagattgacttGTTTGTAGGATGTAAtcttccactcattgttttagaaattctttgatccaaatattgcattatagcataggtcctcgcatccgctgtctaacccgtggggagcgtcgtcagcgagtgagttttacagtccctaagcttgcttaggtgtattgcaggttgttcgtcataacgcccacctttgtttaccacacactgtcataacagcgatccgtcctcggttgtgctttggtagtactccgtaacaaTATCTCTCCTAggtataaatcccacacagaaccACTTGGTGAGTAACCAATCCTGCTTGTCACTCTCCTTGTagtttgtgggactgtgtcCTATTCTCCATCCTTGAGTTCAACTCCCGTGGCTTCCGATACGGGACGACCCTGATCATACCGTGTATACATCGggttgtacaataaggccaacataaaggaaacaatctCAACACGATTCCcaccttgactcacactttCATAGACAGTGTTAGGCGTCTTTTGTCCCAgagacatgtcgccttggtggatattgtgacaagattgcaACAGAGCTATTGATTGGTTTACggtacaaacttcgaatgatgggtttgcctctggatggaccggcAAACGTTTTTGGGGACAATCAATTGGTAGTTATGCATAGCAATTAgagttggttttgaaaaagaaacatgttagCATTTGTGATCATTGTGTGAGAGAAGCATGTGTGGCTgatcattcggattgctcaGGAGAGTATCAAGACAAACTTAGCAGATTTGCGAACAAAGAACTTGGAtggtcatcggattcaagaactagtttcaaggatcttgtattgactttgtttgggtcccttgctttggaTGAAGCATTGTACCTCCCACCGTGCGGGATTGCATGTcaagagtgggtttctgtgagcgttGTTACAACatttttatatttgtttAAGACGGTTGTCGATTTGTTCGTGgatcatggatttggtcgtgatCCCAGAtgctggacggattgtttggtcaccttTTCATTCTGAGCTACAAATTataatgtgaggggactgaacaaatccagtggtattagtggatctggtgatgtgacataaGTAGTATATCATAGCACCTATAATTTAATCGTGTTTTACGTATCATCGCGTCCTGTATGGAGTGTACGATAAATTTGGACCTACGTATCGACTAGCtagggggggggggggggggaacAGAACACTCCTCTACCAATATATATAGAAAtggtatttacagttataaAGTTACCGCTAACAAGCGGCAATATTGATATCCTATGGTAATTAGGAGTGTAACATGAGTAACAAACAGGAGGTCATTGTCAACACAACCCGGAAATTGTTGTAGGCTCGTGCTGCCATTCCCTCGAGTCGCATCCGTAGCAGAACCACCCCCAAGTCTTTGCTCGGTTCCCGTGCTTTGCCCAACGAACCATGCGATGCGCATGTGCCG contains the following coding sequences:
- a CDS encoding predicted protein, yielding MSLEQLPLGKESVSVSQSDGRSGYMSHMEFVSALLRKSTVFVDQTPELRSNPTVFTPLTLPSHPSATSSVPMSTSAHFKLSDFPHKVLDPIATLTVPPTYATIKRAQRQLMTNAAAIPTLNGGGAHGHMALTLTALAYADISDVPFVIPVAPPANPPPGATQPQITENNRIHQHDADIYNLYVAVNNALRQQLLDAVPRIYVRALAHPMFEFSNVTCLDLLSPLWTKYGTIKPAELQKNFQSMYTPWNTTEPIESVFLQLDEAIAFSVDGNNPISEAAAVRAGYEVIAHSGLLPLDCKEWRKLPTAAHTLAHFQQHFSLADEDRRLTATTAKTGAIQAPRARTRPLAIATTRPPPTLSAAPPRFGPLPSPLNRKEGRLRQCLNSSVVPSPPSPHTSAIADTGCTGHYITVNCPHTHKRPASPSLAVRVPNGAVLRSSHIATLALPGFSPSACQAHIFPGLTSHPLILIGQLCDDGCTATFSATRLEIHRDTTLLLSGTRAPTTGLWHLDLTPAKPPATAHALVPNTPLADRIAFVHASLFSPAISTWCQTLDSGHLATFPELSSRQVRKHPPHSPAMVKGHLDQQCANLRSTKLPPVGSPITTEPLAAAVPDLDPPDAHDVTCTHHVFVAHQWVTGQIYTDQPGRFLTPSSAGHNDMLVLYDYDSNAIHVELMKNNPSCPPSTWTFSWHPPHLHRRNAAERAIRTFKNHFIAGLCTTNPDFPLHLWDRLLPQALITLNLLRRSRINPKLSAHAQLHGAFDYNRTPLAPPGTRVLVHVKPAVRETWAPHAVEGWYLGPALNHYCCHRVWITETRAERVADTLSWFPTRIPMPAASSTDRALAAARDLVHALQNPSPASPFAPLDATQHQALTDLANLFATVAAPADDVPAPAPVPPVRPPAPATPGPSPCPSNSPCAGPFCRSSCHGRTCPGTSEGAHSCPSTSEGAHPGHLSLSHRQPRPSPPHRTQTTGNPNPSPGASPVTEYYQSTSVGQIAVRTTADTRTYA
- a CDS encoding predicted protein, with the translated sequence MVPATRQMTSGAAYSHFLDNVFSLPQGHPIRLSFEQQGYNSVDDLLSIFENELDALGYVPPASPDTHEDPQWTPLLMAHRQILRHFLRWQASLERQKGSPLENSELVALTSGDFILYRRSALGQVSNVPATISPSLNNQLSTSTKARSAVDEFKRGVKRDKTHYPILKDDRYWDNFYRSFVVTAVSHNVEKVLDPSYAPTDPSEKSLFEEQKKFVYSALEHTLQTDMGKNLVREHSFDFNAQEVFRKVVKHYTESASAKIGNGGEGFILHWKNHLRIYNDMVPMAEQLPKQLCLSLLENAVHDIPELRQVKITATLDLAKGGTPLNYEGYLSLLLASASLYDKGNNLSNSRSVKSKRSAFLTDLSYDQPDFTEDNGIDYDIDLSPAVIYEANAHNRKVSPSGHRNRDPATNRERPYIPREMWNQLSDDAKAILQGLSAPDKGPTRSGDVSQRALEANTHAKISNGNGEFNRSEPDNQQAEAFHDCDQTTELLAHLTDRVSHMGDGDIRKVLATSRRTPINCTQSSDNRQQSVQLNVLEYQVSRHSVENKTAALVDRGANGGLAGCDVKVVNKTGRSASITGINEHTLSDLDIVTAAGFVESHKGPIIVIMHQYAYLGKGKTIHSSAQLEHYRNTVEDRSRNVGGQQRIVTLDDYIIPLHVRQGLPYMDMRQPTDSEFESLPHVVLTSDIDWDPSILDNEVDMVNNWYNAMQDLPGNAYVEPRFDNTGQYLHRHIAYYNLDREDAIDCIIQCRKHNVKRNERDYEALRPCLGWVSGDTVRKTIMATTQYAREVYNAPLRKHFKSRFPALNVHRRNEAVATDTIWSDTPAVDNGAKFAQLFVGRRSLVTDIYPMKTDKEFVNALEDNIRHRGAMDKLLSDRAQVEISKKVADITRAYNIDQWQSEPHHQHQNFAERRIATIEANTNNVLNKTGAPDSTWLLCIAYICYVFNHLSHESLHDRTPLEILLGSTPDISVLLQFHFWEPVYYRLEDPSFPSDGTEKSGRFVGIAESVGDALTYKILTDDTNKILYRSSVRSALKSGEINLRLTPQEGESNSKPINFVKSRRTENKNSYALKDLPGFTPEDLIGRTSRQAL